The following are from one region of the Cynocephalus volans isolate mCynVol1 chromosome 17, mCynVol1.pri, whole genome shotgun sequence genome:
- the LOC134366113 gene encoding LOW QUALITY PROTEIN: liprin-alpha-1-like (The sequence of the model RefSeq protein was modified relative to this genomic sequence to represent the inferred CDS: deleted 1 base in 1 codon) — translation MMREVMPTISEAEGSPGGSGSHASGSPSQADADSHFEQLIVSMLEERDRLLDTLRETQETLALTQEKLHEVGHERDSLQRQLNTALPQEFAACTKELNACSEQLLEREEEIAELKAERNNTRLLLEHLECLVSRHERSLRMTVVKRQAQSPTGVSSEVEVLRALKSLFEHHKALDEKVRERLRVALERCSSLEEELGATHKELMILKEQNNQKKTLTDGALDMSHEQENTPSTNGKRSSDGSLSHEEDLAKVTELQAVIDKQLREQSQMKERLAALSSHVVELEEDLYTAREDLIESEEMNTKLQRDIREAMAQKEDMEERIATLEKRYLAAQREASSVRDLNDKLENEIANKDSMHRQTEDKNRQLQQRVELAEQKLQQTMRKAETLPEVEAQLAQRVAELSKAEERHGTIEERLRQMEAQLEEKNQELQRARQREKTNEEHNKRSSDTVDKLLSESNERLQLHLKERMAALEDKNSLLREVENAKKQLEDTQHDKDQLILNTEALSAELDRLHKEALHTVSREDVSDLRNSTGSQDGPVSNPSSSNSSQDSLHKAPKKKGIKSSIGRLFGKKEKGRPGQAGKESLGHAGVSETDNASQDALALSKLGGQAEKNRKLQKKHEWLDEARRQGLPFAQWDGPTVVVWLELWVGMPAWYVAACRANVKSGAIMSALSDTEMKREIGISKPLHRLKLRLAIQEIMSLTSPSAPPTSRTTLAHGHMNHEWIGNKWLPGLGLPQYRSYFTECLLDARMLDHLTKKDLHGQLKMVNRFHRNSFQCGIMSLRRLNYDRKELERKREESQNAGKDVLVWSNDRVIRWILSIGLKEYANNLLESGVHGALLACDETFDFNALALSLQIPTQNTRARAVLERELNNLSVMGTDRRLDEDDDKSFRRAPSGRKKFRPRDIRGLAAGSAETLPANFGVTSSMSSPSMQPKKMQMDGSVSGTQRLDSATVRTYSSC, via the exons ATGATGCGTGAGGTGATGCCAACCATCAGTGAAGCCGAAGGCTccccaggaggaagtgggagcCATGCATCCGGCTCCCCTTCACAGGCAGACGCAGATTCACATTTTGAACAGTTGATAGTCTCCATGCTGGAAGAGAGGGACCGACTTCTTGACACTCTTAGAGAGACTCAAGAAACGCTGGCATTAACCCAGGAGAAATTACACGAAGTTGGTCATGAAAGAGATTCCTTGCAGAGACAGCTCAATACTGCACTTCCACAGGAGTTTGCTGCATGTACGAAGGAACTGAATGCATGCAGCGAACAGCTTcttgaaagggaagaagaaattgctgaactgaaagcagaaaggaacaaCACCAGGCTGCTTTTAGAACATTTGGAATGCCTTGTCTCTAGGCACGAGAGGTCTCTCAGGATGACCGTGGTGAAGAGACAGGCACAGTCCCCAACAGGTGTGTCCAGCGAAGTCGAAGTGCTCAGAGCACTGAAGTCGTTGTTTGAGCACCACAAAGCTCTGGAtgaaaaggtgagagagagatTACGAGTAGCACTTGAAAGGTGTAGTTCGTTAGAGGAAGAATTAGGTGCCACACACAAGGAGCTAATGATTCTTAAAGAAcagaataatcagaaaaaaacactaacagaTGGAGCGCTTGACATGAGCCATGAACAAGAAAATACCCCGAGCACGAATGGAAAGAGATCTTCTGACGGTTCGTTAAGCCACGAGGAGGACCTTGCTAAAGTAACAGAGCTCCAGGCAGTCATAGACAAGCAACTGAGGGAGCAGAGCCAAATGAAAGAGCGCCTGGCCGCCCTCTCCAGTCACGTGGTGGAGCTGGAagaagatctctacacggccagggaagacttgatcgaatctgaggagatgaacacgaaacTGCAACGGGACATCCgtgaagccatggcccaaaaagaagac atggaagaaaGAATCGCTACTCTTGAAAAGCGCTACCTCGCTGCACAGCGTGAAGCCTCGTCTGTGCGTGACCTCAATGataaacttgaaaatgaaattgcaaacaAAGACTCTATGCATCGACAGACTGAGGATAAAAACCGCCAGTTACAGCAACGGGTGGAATTAGCggagcaaaagctgcagcagacCATGAGGAAAGCCGAGACACTCCCGGAGGTGGAGGCGCAGCTGGCCCAGAGGGTGGCAGAGCTCTCGAAGGCTGAAGAGAGACACGGCACCATTGAGGAAAGGTTAAGACAGATGGAGGCGCAGCTGGAGGAAAAGAACCAAGAACTGCAGCgggcaaggcagagagaaaaaacgAATGAAGAGCATAATAAACGTTCATCAGACACTGTTGACAAGCTTCTTTCAGAATCTAATGAGAGGCTCCAGCTTCATCTGAAAGAGAGAATGGCTGCTCTAGAAGATAAGAATTCTCTGTTACGAgaagttgaaaatgcaaaaaagcaatTGGAAGATACACAACATGATAAGGATCAGCTCATCTTAAACACTGAAGCATTGAGTGCTGAACTAGACAggctgcataaggaggcattGCACACAGTCAGCCGTGAGGATGTCAGCGACCTGAGAAACTCGACAGGCTCCCAGGACGGTCCCGTGAGCAATCCCAGCAGTAGCAACAGCAGCCAGGACTCGCTCCacaaagccccaaagaagaaGGGCATCAAGTCCTCTATCGGCCGCTTGTttggcaagaaagaaaagggccGACCTGGACAAGCTGGCAAAGAATCATTAGGACACGCTGGTGTTTCAGAGACAGATAATGCATCTCAAGATGCCTTGGCACTGAGCAAACTGGGAGGACAGGCTGAAAAAAATCGTAAACTTCAAAAGAAGCATGAATGGCTCGATGAAGCCCGAAGACAAGGTTTGCCTTTTGCCCAGTGGGATGGGCCGACCGTAGTTGTGTGGTTGGAGCTCTGGGTGGGGATGCCCGCCTGGTATGTGGCTGCCTGCCGAGCCAACGTGAAGAGCGGGGCCATCATGTCGGCCCTGTCGGACACAGAGATGAAGCGTGAGATCGGCATCAGCAAACCCCTGCATCGGCTGAAGCTGAGGCTGGCCATCCAAGAGATCATGTCTCTTACCAGCCCGTCCGCCCCTCCCACGTCGCGAACGACACTCGCACATGGGCACATGAACCACGAGTGGATTGGGAACAAGTGGCTGCCCGGCCTGGGCCTCCCTCAGTACCGCAGCTACTTCACGGAGTGCCTGCTGGACGCCAGGATGCTGGACCACCTGACCAAGAAGGACCTCCACGGGCAGCTGAAAATGGTCAACCGTTTCCACAGAAACAGTTTCCAGTGTGGAATTATGAGCCTGAGAAGATTAAATTACGACcgaaaagaactggaaagaaaaagagaagaaagtcagaaCGCAGGAAAAGATGTGCTTGTTTGGAGCAACGATCGAGTGATTCGCTGGATCCTGTCAATTGGCCTTAAAGAATATGCAAACAATCTTTTAGAGAGTGGCGTTCACGGTGCCCTTCTGGCCTGCGATGAAACCTTTGACTTCAACGCACTGGCGCTATCGTTACAGATCCCAACGCAGAATACACGGGCTCGTGCTGTCTTAGAAAGAGAACTTAACAACCTTTCGGTCATGGGGACTGACAGAAGGTTGGATGAAGACGATGATAAAAGCTTTAGGAGAGCAccatcagggaga aaaaaatttagaccaAGGGACATTCGTGGCTTAGCTGCTGGATCAGCAGAGACTCTTCCTGCAAACTTCGGGGTTACTTCTTCTATGTCTTCACCCTCCATGCAACCAAAGAAGATGCAGATGGACGGCAGCGTGTCAGGAACACAGAGGTTGGATTCTGCCACAGTCAGGACTTACTCCTCCTGCTAA